One Streptomyces sp. NBC_00554 DNA segment encodes these proteins:
- a CDS encoding CDP-alcohol phosphatidyltransferase family protein, producing the protein MEVQETRVQTDRVLTIPNILSMARLVGVPVFLWLILWPEFGGPKSDGWALLVLMLSGISDYLDGKLARRWNQISSLGRLLDPAADRLYILSTLVGLTWREILPLWLTAVLLARELVLLVMVGILRRHGYPPPQVNFLGKAATFNLMYAFPLLLLSDASGWIASLGAIFGWAFAGWGTTLYWWAGVLYVVQVRRLVRVDATTD; encoded by the coding sequence GTGGAGGTCCAGGAGACTCGCGTCCAGACAGACCGGGTCCTCACCATCCCGAACATCCTCAGCATGGCGCGCCTCGTCGGTGTGCCCGTCTTCCTGTGGCTGATCCTCTGGCCTGAGTTCGGCGGCCCCAAGAGCGACGGATGGGCACTCCTGGTGCTCATGCTGAGCGGCATCAGTGACTATCTGGACGGGAAGCTGGCTCGCCGCTGGAACCAGATCAGCAGCCTTGGCCGGCTACTCGATCCCGCAGCCGACCGGCTCTACATTCTGTCCACTCTCGTGGGCCTCACCTGGCGTGAGATTCTCCCGCTGTGGTTGACCGCTGTCCTACTGGCGCGTGAACTGGTTCTGTTGGTGATGGTGGGCATCCTCAGACGCCACGGCTATCCGCCGCCGCAGGTGAACTTCCTGGGGAAGGCGGCCACCTTCAACTTGATGTACGCCTTCCCGTTGTTGCTGCTCAGCGACGCAAGTGGATGGATCGCGTCACTCGGTGCTATTTTCGGATGGGCGTTCGCCGGATGGGGTACAACGCTCTACTGGTGGGCAGGAGTCCTCTACGTGGTTCAGGTCCGCCGCCTTGTCAGGGTGGACGCCACAACCGATTGA
- the ptsP gene encoding phosphoenolpyruvate--protein phosphotransferase, translating into METTLRGVGVSHGVAIGEVRHMGTAVLEPPAKQIPTEDAEREQGRARKAVKAVAADLIARGNLAGGEAQAVLEAQAMMAEDPELMADVERRIAVGSSAERAVYDAFAAYRALLAGAGEYLAGRVADLDDVRNRIVARLLGVPMPGVPDSDEPYVLIARDLAPADTALLDPTLVLGFVTEEGGPTSHSAILARALGVPAVVALPGAGEIAEGTMIAVDGSTGEIFVEPSAEKKAQLEAAAAERKAALSSATGPGATSDGHKVPLLANVGGPADVPAAVEAGAEGVGLFRTEFLFLDDSKKAPSEEKQVEAYRQVLEAFPEGRVVVRVLDAGADKPLDFLTPADEPNPALGVRGLRSLLDHPDVLRTQLTALAKASEGLPVYLEVMAPMVADRIDAKAFAEACRAAGLQAKFGAMVEIPSAALRARSILQEVEFLSLGTNDLAQYTFAADRQVGAVSRLQDPWQPALLDLVALSAEAAKAEGKSCGVCGEAASDPLLACVLTGLGITSLSMGAASIPYVRASLAKYTLAQCERAAAAARAADTAEEARTAAQAVLSGE; encoded by the coding sequence ATGGAGACAACGCTGCGAGGCGTCGGCGTGAGCCACGGTGTGGCGATCGGCGAGGTTCGGCACATGGGAACGGCGGTTCTTGAACCGCCTGCCAAGCAGATCCCGACGGAGGACGCGGAGCGCGAACAGGGGCGTGCCCGCAAGGCCGTGAAGGCTGTGGCAGCCGACCTGATTGCGCGCGGCAATCTGGCGGGGGGCGAAGCTCAGGCCGTGCTCGAGGCTCAGGCCATGATGGCCGAGGACCCCGAGTTGATGGCGGATGTGGAACGGCGGATCGCGGTGGGCAGCAGCGCCGAGCGCGCGGTCTATGACGCGTTCGCCGCGTATCGCGCGCTACTGGCCGGCGCCGGTGAGTACCTCGCCGGTCGTGTGGCCGATCTCGACGACGTGCGGAATCGTATCGTCGCCCGGCTGCTCGGGGTGCCCATGCCTGGCGTCCCGGACAGCGACGAGCCGTATGTCCTTATTGCTCGCGACCTCGCGCCTGCGGACACCGCGCTGCTCGACCCCACTCTGGTGCTCGGTTTCGTCACGGAGGAAGGCGGGCCGACCAGCCACAGCGCGATTCTGGCGCGGGCGCTCGGCGTTCCCGCCGTGGTCGCACTGCCTGGCGCCGGTGAGATCGCCGAGGGCACGATGATCGCCGTGGACGGCAGCACCGGTGAGATCTTCGTGGAGCCGAGCGCCGAGAAGAAGGCGCAGTTGGAGGCCGCCGCGGCAGAGCGCAAGGCGGCACTGTCCTCCGCAACGGGTCCCGGCGCCACGTCCGACGGGCACAAGGTGCCTCTGCTGGCCAATGTCGGCGGTCCTGCTGACGTGCCGGCCGCTGTCGAGGCCGGTGCTGAGGGTGTCGGTCTGTTCCGCACCGAGTTCCTCTTCCTGGACGACAGCAAGAAGGCACCGTCCGAGGAGAAGCAGGTCGAGGCGTACCGGCAGGTTCTCGAGGCGTTTCCCGAGGGCCGTGTCGTGGTGCGTGTGCTCGACGCGGGCGCGGACAAGCCGCTCGACTTCCTGACTCCTGCCGATGAACCGAACCCGGCCTTGGGTGTGCGGGGTCTGCGCTCGCTGCTGGACCATCCCGATGTACTTCGTACGCAGCTGACGGCCCTGGCCAAGGCTTCGGAGGGGCTGCCGGTCTATCTCGAGGTCATGGCTCCGATGGTCGCGGACCGTATCGACGCCAAGGCGTTCGCGGAGGCGTGTCGTGCGGCCGGGCTGCAGGCGAAGTTCGGCGCGATGGTGGAGATTCCGTCGGCCGCGCTGCGGGCGCGGTCGATCCTGCAGGAAGTCGAGTTCCTTTCCCTGGGGACCAACGACCTCGCGCAGTACACCTTCGCCGCAGACCGGCAGGTGGGTGCAGTGTCCCGTCTGCAGGACCCGTGGCAGCCCGCGCTGCTCGACCTGGTCGCGCTGTCCGCCGAGGCGGCGAAGGCCGAGGGCAAGAGCTGTGGTGTCTGCGGTGAGGCCGCGTCGGACCCGCTGCTCGCGTGTGTGCTGACCGGCCTTGGGATCACCTCCCTGTCGATGGGTGCCGCGTCGATTCCTTATGTCCGGGCCTCGCTCGCCAAGTACACGCTGGCGCAGTGCGAGCGTGCGGCTGCCGCTGCGCGCGCGGCGGACACGGCCGAGGAGGCACGCACGGCCGCGCAGGCGGTGCTGTCCGGCGAGTAG
- a CDS encoding PTS glucose transporter subunit IIA, translated as MTTVTSPLAGRAIGLAAVPDPVFSGAMVGPGNAIDPVREPSEAVAPVDGVIVSLHPHAFVVVDDEGHGVLTHLGIDTVQLNGEGFELLVNKGDTVTRGQAVVRWNPAAVEAAGKSPVCPIVALEATAESLSNVREDGDVKTGDELFGWQ; from the coding sequence ATGACCACCGTGACGTCCCCTCTTGCAGGACGCGCCATCGGACTCGCCGCGGTACCGGATCCCGTGTTCTCCGGCGCCATGGTCGGCCCCGGCAACGCGATCGACCCCGTGCGTGAGCCTTCGGAGGCTGTTGCCCCCGTGGACGGAGTGATTGTCTCGCTTCATCCGCACGCCTTTGTCGTCGTCGACGACGAAGGCCATGGTGTGCTCACGCACCTCGGCATCGACACCGTGCAGCTCAATGGCGAGGGCTTCGAGCTGCTCGTCAACAAGGGTGACACCGTGACGCGCGGCCAGGCCGTCGTACGTTGGAACCCGGCTGCCGTCGAGGCGGCAGGCAAGTCCCCGGTGTGCCCGATCGTGGCGCTCGAAGCCACGGCCGAGTCCCTCTCCAATGTCCGCGAGGACGGCGATGTCAAAACCGGAGACGAGCTCTTCGGCTGGCAGTGA
- a CDS encoding acetoacetate--CoA ligase — protein MSTSNPSPLWQPTGERIAQAQITKFQTWAAEQHGAPSEGGYAALHRWSVEELDTFWKAVTKWFDVRFSTPYARVLGDRSMPGAEWFPGATLNYAEHALRAADTRSDEPALLYVDETHEATPISWSELRRQVGSLAAELRALGVRPGDRVSGYLPNIPQAVVALLATAAVGGVWTSCAPDFGARSVLDRFQQVEPVVLFTVDGYRYGGKDHDRRDTVAELRRELPTLRAVVHIPLLGTEAPQGALEWSALTSADVKPVFEQVPFDHPLWVLYSSGTTGLPKAIVQSQGGILVEHLKQLGLHCDLGPEDRFFWYTSTGWMMWNFLVSGLLTGTTIVLYDGSPGYPDTGAQWRIAERTGATLFGTSAAYVMACHKAGVRPSRDFDLARVQCVATTGSPLPPDGFRYLHDEVRADLWIASVSGGTDVCSCFAGAVPTLPVYIGELQAPGLGTDLQSWDPSGKPLIDEVGELVVTKPMPSMPIRFWNDPDGSRYHDSYFDTYPGVWRHGDWITVTSRGSVVIHGRSDSTLNRQGVRMGSADIYEAVERLPEIKESLVIGIEQPDGGYWMPLFVHLAPGAVLDEALLTRIKQTIREQLSPRHVPDEVIAVPGVPHTLTGKRIEVPIKRLLQGTALEKAVNLGSVDNVELLRFYEDLARKRA, from the coding sequence ATGTCCACCTCCAACCCCTCACCGCTCTGGCAGCCCACAGGGGAACGCATCGCCCAGGCGCAGATCACGAAGTTCCAGACCTGGGCGGCCGAGCAGCACGGAGCCCCCTCCGAGGGCGGCTACGCGGCACTGCACCGCTGGTCCGTGGAGGAACTGGACACCTTCTGGAAAGCCGTCACCAAGTGGTTCGACGTACGGTTTTCGACCCCCTACGCGCGCGTGCTCGGCGACCGCTCCATGCCCGGTGCCGAGTGGTTCCCCGGGGCGACCCTCAACTACGCCGAGCACGCCCTGCGCGCGGCCGACACCCGTTCGGACGAACCGGCGCTCCTGTATGTCGACGAGACGCATGAGGCGACCCCGATCAGCTGGTCCGAGCTGCGCCGCCAGGTCGGCTCCCTGGCAGCCGAACTGCGCGCGCTCGGCGTACGCCCGGGAGACCGGGTCAGCGGCTACCTCCCGAACATTCCGCAGGCCGTCGTCGCCCTCCTCGCCACAGCCGCCGTGGGCGGTGTGTGGACGTCCTGCGCCCCCGACTTCGGCGCCCGCAGCGTCCTCGACCGCTTCCAGCAGGTCGAACCCGTAGTGCTCTTCACGGTCGACGGCTACCGCTACGGCGGCAAGGACCACGACCGCCGCGACACCGTCGCCGAGCTGCGCCGCGAACTGCCGACCCTGCGCGCGGTCGTGCACATCCCCCTACTGGGCACCGAGGCTCCCCAGGGCGCCCTGGAATGGTCCGCTCTGACGTCCGCCGACGTGAAGCCCGTCTTCGAGCAGGTCCCGTTCGACCACCCCTTGTGGGTTCTCTACTCCTCGGGCACGACCGGCCTCCCCAAGGCGATCGTCCAGTCCCAGGGCGGCATCCTCGTCGAGCACCTCAAGCAACTCGGCCTGCACTGCGACCTCGGCCCTGAGGACCGCTTCTTCTGGTACACCTCCACAGGCTGGATGATGTGGAACTTCCTCGTCTCCGGGCTCCTCACGGGCACCACGATCGTCCTGTACGACGGCAGCCCGGGCTACCCGGACACAGGCGCCCAGTGGCGCATCGCCGAACGCACGGGAGCGACCCTCTTCGGCACGTCCGCGGCGTACGTCATGGCGTGTCACAAGGCGGGCGTCCGCCCCTCCCGCGACTTCGACCTCGCGCGCGTGCAGTGCGTCGCCACCACAGGCTCACCCCTGCCCCCCGACGGCTTCCGCTACCTCCACGACGAGGTCCGCGCCGACCTTTGGATCGCCTCCGTGAGCGGCGGCACCGACGTGTGCTCCTGCTTCGCAGGCGCAGTACCGACACTGCCGGTGTACATCGGAGAGCTCCAGGCCCCCGGCCTCGGCACCGACCTCCAGTCGTGGGACCCCAGCGGAAAACCGCTCATCGACGAAGTCGGTGAACTCGTGGTCACCAAACCGATGCCGTCCATGCCGATCCGCTTCTGGAACGACCCCGACGGCAGCCGGTACCACGACAGCTACTTCGACACGTATCCCGGAGTGTGGCGCCACGGCGACTGGATCACCGTCACTTCGCGCGGCTCCGTCGTCATCCACGGCCGCTCGGACTCCACGCTCAACCGTCAGGGCGTGCGCATGGGCTCGGCCGACATCTACGAAGCCGTCGAACGCCTCCCCGAAATCAAAGAGTCCCTCGTCATCGGCATCGAACAACCCGACGGCGGCTACTGGATGCCCCTCTTCGTCCACCTCGCCCCCGGCGCCGTACTCGACGAGGCCCTCCTGACCCGCATCAAACAGACCATCCGCGAACAGCTCTCACCGCGCCACGTCCCGGACGAGGTCATCGCGGTCCCCGGTGTCCCTCACACCCTCACGGGCAAGCGCATCGAGGTCCCGATCAAGCGTCTTCTCCAAGGCACCGCCTTGGAAAAGGCGGTCAACCTCGGCTCCGTGGACAACGTCGAACTGCTGCGCTTCTACGAAGACCTGGCCCGGAAGCGCGCCTGA
- a CDS encoding mannose-1-phosphate guanyltransferase: MKAVVMAGGEGTRLRPMTSSMPKPLLPVANRPIMEHVLRLLKRHGLNETVVTVQFLASLVKNYFGDGEELGMELTYANEEKPLGTAGSVKNAEEALKDDTFLVISGDALTDFDLTDLINFHKEKGALVTVCLTRVPNPLEFGITIVDEEGKVERFLEKPTWGQVFSDTVNTGIYVMEPEVFDYVEADVSVDWSGDVFPQLMKEGKPVYGYIAEGYWEDVGTHESYVKAQADVLEGKVDVEIDGFEISPGVWVAEGAEVHPDAVLRGPLYIGDYAKVEADVEIREHTVIGSNVVVKTGAFLHRAVVHDNVYIGQHSNLRGCVIGKNTDIMRAARIEDGAVIGDECLVGEESIIQGNVRVYPFKTIEAGAFVNTSVIWESRGQAHLFGARGVSGILNVEITPELAVRLAGAYATTLKKGSTVTTARDHSRGARALKRAVISALQASAIDVRDLENVPLPVARQQTARGSAGGIMIRTTPGVPDSVDIMFFDGQGADLSQASQRKLDRVFARQEYRRAFPGEIGDLHFPASVFDSYTGSLLRNVDTTGITESGLKVVVDASNGSAGLVLPSLLGKLGVDSLVINPGLDESRPTETADARRSGLVRLGEIVASARAAFGVRFDPVGERLSLVDEKGRIVEDDRALLVMLDLVAAERRSGRVALPVTTTRIAEQVAAYHGTQVDWTTTSPDDLTRVGRDESTIFGGDGRGGFIIPEFSSVFDGAAAFVRLIGLVARTQLTLSQIDARIPRAHVLKRDLATPWAVKGLVMRRVVEEAGDRFVDTTDGVRVVETDGRWVMVLPDPAEAVTHLWAEGPDDASAEALLDEWSAVVDSAGR, from the coding sequence ATGAAGGCCGTCGTGATGGCCGGAGGCGAAGGCACACGCCTTCGTCCCATGACCTCAAGCATGCCCAAGCCGCTCCTGCCCGTGGCCAATCGCCCGATCATGGAGCATGTGCTACGGCTGCTCAAAAGGCATGGGCTCAACGAGACCGTCGTAACTGTTCAGTTCTTGGCCTCTCTCGTCAAGAACTACTTCGGTGACGGCGAGGAGCTCGGCATGGAGCTCACCTATGCCAATGAGGAGAAGCCACTCGGTACTGCCGGGAGCGTCAAGAACGCCGAGGAGGCGTTGAAGGACGACACCTTCCTAGTGATCTCCGGTGATGCCCTGACCGACTTCGACCTCACCGACCTCATCAATTTCCACAAGGAAAAGGGCGCGCTGGTCACCGTCTGCTTGACGCGCGTACCGAATCCTCTTGAGTTCGGCATCACCATCGTGGATGAAGAGGGCAAGGTCGAGCGCTTCCTGGAGAAGCCGACCTGGGGCCAGGTGTTCTCGGACACGGTGAACACCGGTATCTACGTCATGGAACCCGAGGTCTTCGACTACGTCGAGGCCGATGTCTCCGTCGACTGGTCCGGCGATGTCTTCCCTCAGCTGATGAAAGAAGGCAAGCCTGTTTACGGCTATATCGCCGAGGGCTACTGGGAGGACGTCGGCACCCACGAGAGCTATGTGAAGGCGCAGGCCGATGTCCTGGAGGGCAAGGTCGACGTCGAAATCGACGGCTTCGAGATCTCGCCGGGCGTATGGGTCGCCGAGGGTGCCGAGGTGCACCCCGACGCTGTTCTGCGGGGACCGCTTTACATCGGCGACTACGCCAAGGTCGAGGCGGACGTCGAAATCCGCGAGCACACCGTCATCGGTTCCAACGTCGTCGTCAAGACAGGAGCCTTCCTTCACCGGGCCGTTGTGCACGACAACGTGTACATCGGTCAGCACAGCAATCTGCGTGGCTGCGTGATCGGAAAGAACACCGACATCATGCGGGCCGCGCGGATCGAGGACGGCGCCGTCATCGGTGACGAGTGCCTCGTCGGTGAAGAATCGATCATCCAGGGCAATGTCCGCGTCTACCCGTTCAAGACCATCGAGGCCGGCGCCTTCGTCAATACGTCGGTGATCTGGGAGTCGCGGGGCCAGGCGCATCTCTTCGGCGCCCGTGGAGTGTCCGGGATCCTGAATGTGGAGATCACCCCGGAACTCGCCGTGCGGCTCGCGGGAGCCTACGCGACGACGCTCAAAAAGGGCTCCACCGTCACGACGGCCCGTGATCACTCCCGAGGTGCTCGTGCGCTGAAGCGGGCGGTCATCTCGGCGCTGCAGGCCAGCGCCATCGACGTACGCGATCTGGAGAACGTACCGCTGCCGGTGGCCCGGCAGCAGACCGCCAGGGGAAGCGCCGGCGGGATCATGATCCGGACGACGCCCGGTGTGCCGGACTCCGTCGACATCATGTTCTTCGACGGGCAGGGTGCTGATCTGTCGCAGGCGAGTCAGCGGAAGCTCGACCGGGTGTTCGCGCGGCAGGAGTATCGGCGTGCGTTCCCCGGTGAGATCGGGGATCTGCACTTCCCGGCGAGTGTCTTCGACTCGTACACCGGGTCGTTGCTGAGGAATGTCGACACGACGGGTATCACCGAGTCCGGGCTCAAGGTCGTCGTGGACGCGTCGAACGGTAGCGCGGGGCTTGTGCTGCCCAGCTTGCTGGGCAAGCTCGGGGTCGACTCGCTTGTCATCAATCCCGGTCTGGACGAGTCCAGGCCGACCGAGACGGCGGATGCGCGGCGGTCCGGGCTTGTGCGGCTCGGTGAGATCGTGGCGTCCGCGCGGGCCGCGTTCGGGGTGCGTTTCGACCCGGTGGGTGAGCGGCTCTCGCTCGTGGACGAGAAGGGGCGGATCGTCGAGGACGACCGGGCTCTGCTCGTGATGCTCGACCTGGTGGCCGCGGAGCGGCGCAGTGGGCGGGTGGCGCTGCCGGTGACCACCACCCGGATCGCGGAGCAGGTAGCGGCGTATCACGGGACACAGGTGGACTGGACGACGACGTCTCCGGACGATCTGACGAGAGTCGGGCGGGACGAGTCGACGATCTTCGGCGGTGACGGCCGCGGTGGCTTCATCATTCCGGAGTTCAGCAGCGTCTTCGACGGCGCGGCGGCGTTCGTACGACTGATCGGGCTGGTGGCGCGGACGCAGCTCACGCTCAGCCAGATCGATGCGCGGATTCCGCGGGCGCATGTGCTCAAGCGGGATCTCGCGACTCCCTGGGCTGTGAAGGGACTTGTCATGCGCCGGGTCGTGGAGGAGGCCGGTGATCGCTTTGTCGACACGACCGACGGTGTACGGGTGGTGGAGACAGACGGGCGCTGGGTGATGGTGCTTCCGGATCCCGCCGAGGCGGTTACGCATCTGTGGGCCGAAGGTCCTGACGATGCCTCCGCGGAGGCCCTGCTCGACGAGTGGTCGGCGGTCGTGGACAGCGCCGGTCGCTGA
- a CDS encoding TIM-barrel domain-containing protein: protein MNGRDLVRSVKAVGSAGATQGLRTVRAAWRRKRADAVGLPQRGAERARVPGAVRGVEPGPGGGVVRFTRSELRITVAVSGAVFWGWDGADPEPSYALAGHCPDPDPRAVLEPDMDGGWRVVAERVTVVVSRHGAVEVRTPGGVVLRRDLPPRWWEPVDGGAARWMQRSEVAADARFFGLGGRAAGPRLRDGSYRLWNTDPGHAFAPGDDPLYITMPVQLVVADAATHLVFHDTSWDGTVTLREGEEGAGSGHDRAGSSELRMDGGPLRCWVMVGTPARVLHAWASLTGAPALPPAWALGHHHARWGFGSEHEVRRIVAGYQERGLPLNAVHLDIDHYDAHQVFTVDREHFPELPVLAEELRRDGIRLVSIVDPAVRAEPGNAVYDSGLAEDAFVRDASGRLVRGVVWPGESVFPDFTHARVRRWWGGLFKERLAQGFAGFWHDMNEPTSFTAFGESTLPRSARHSLEGRGGDHREAHNVYALGMARAGYEGLRELAPQERPFIFSRSGWAGMQRYGGTWSGDVATGWPGLRASLSLVLGLGLCGVPYSGPDVGGFDGSPSPELYLRWFQLGAYLPLFRTHASLRAGRREPWEFGDDVLEHARVALVERRRLLPYFMTLAHLARRTGAPYVRPVWWGAPEDRALRDCEDAFLLGDCFLVAPVLHHGADRRAVQLPRGRWYDTVTEEAYEGPAQVLIDSPLSRIPVLARAGAVVPVRGADGGLELEVWAPAQGRVGGGLVVPDTGDGWEEPEVERYVTRWEGSQVVVQRDGEGGLSETAYPVRVRGLREV from the coding sequence ATGAACGGTCGTGACCTGGTGCGTTCGGTGAAGGCGGTCGGTTCGGCGGGGGCGACCCAGGGGTTGCGTACCGTGCGAGCCGCGTGGCGCAGGAAGCGTGCCGATGCCGTTGGGCTGCCACAGCGGGGCGCCGAGCGTGCGCGGGTGCCAGGGGCGGTGCGGGGCGTGGAGCCGGGCCCCGGTGGTGGAGTCGTCCGATTCACTCGCTCCGAGTTGCGGATCACGGTCGCGGTGAGCGGGGCCGTTTTCTGGGGATGGGACGGGGCGGACCCTGAGCCGTCGTACGCTCTCGCGGGCCACTGCCCGGATCCGGACCCGCGGGCCGTCCTGGAGCCGGACATGGACGGCGGCTGGCGGGTTGTGGCAGAGCGCGTGACCGTCGTGGTGTCGCGGCACGGAGCCGTCGAGGTGCGCACCCCTGGTGGCGTGGTTCTGCGCCGCGATCTGCCGCCCCGCTGGTGGGAGCCGGTCGACGGCGGTGCGGCGCGCTGGATGCAGCGCTCCGAAGTCGCCGCCGACGCGCGGTTCTTCGGCCTGGGCGGGCGCGCGGCGGGGCCCCGGCTGCGCGATGGTTCGTACCGGCTGTGGAACACGGATCCCGGGCATGCCTTCGCGCCCGGCGACGATCCGCTGTACATCACCATGCCCGTGCAACTCGTGGTCGCCGACGCGGCCACCCACCTCGTGTTCCACGACACCTCGTGGGACGGCACGGTGACGTTGCGCGAGGGTGAGGAGGGCGCCGGCTCCGGGCACGACAGGGCCGGATCGTCTGAGCTTCGGATGGACGGCGGCCCGTTGCGCTGCTGGGTGATGGTGGGGACCCCCGCGCGCGTGCTGCATGCCTGGGCCTCGCTCACCGGGGCGCCCGCGCTGCCGCCCGCGTGGGCGCTGGGGCACCATCACGCGCGGTGGGGTTTCGGCAGTGAGCATGAGGTACGGCGGATCGTCGCCGGCTACCAGGAGCGTGGTCTTCCGCTCAACGCGGTTCACCTGGACATCGACCACTACGACGCGCACCAGGTGTTCACGGTCGACCGGGAGCACTTCCCGGAGCTGCCGGTGCTGGCGGAGGAGCTGCGCCGTGACGGCATCCGGCTGGTGTCGATCGTCGACCCCGCGGTCAGGGCCGAGCCGGGCAATGCCGTGTACGACAGTGGCCTTGCCGAGGACGCCTTCGTGCGCGACGCCTCGGGGCGGCTTGTGCGAGGTGTCGTATGGCCCGGGGAGTCCGTCTTTCCGGACTTCACGCACGCGCGCGTGCGGCGGTGGTGGGGCGGGCTCTTCAAGGAGCGGCTCGCGCAGGGGTTCGCGGGTTTCTGGCACGACATGAACGAGCCGACTTCGTTCACCGCCTTCGGGGAGTCGACGTTGCCGCGTTCGGCCCGGCACTCCCTGGAAGGCCGCGGCGGTGACCACCGCGAGGCGCACAACGTGTACGCGCTGGGGATGGCCCGGGCCGGGTACGAGGGCCTGCGTGAACTTGCGCCCCAGGAGCGGCCGTTCATCTTCTCGCGCTCCGGGTGGGCCGGAATGCAGCGCTACGGAGGGACCTGGTCCGGGGATGTGGCCACCGGCTGGCCCGGGCTGCGGGCCTCGCTGTCGCTCGTGTTGGGGCTGGGGCTGTGCGGGGTGCCGTACTCGGGGCCCGACGTGGGCGGCTTCGACGGGAGCCCGTCGCCCGAGCTGTACTTGCGGTGGTTCCAGCTCGGCGCGTACCTCCCGCTGTTCCGTACGCACGCGAGTCTGCGGGCGGGGCGCAGGGAGCCCTGGGAGTTCGGTGACGACGTCCTGGAGCACGCGCGCGTGGCGCTCGTCGAACGGCGGCGGCTGCTCCCGTACTTCATGACCTTGGCGCATCTGGCTCGCCGTACCGGCGCACCGTATGTGCGGCCTGTGTGGTGGGGTGCGCCCGAGGACCGGGCGCTGCGCGACTGTGAGGACGCCTTCCTGCTCGGCGACTGTTTCCTGGTGGCGCCCGTGCTGCACCACGGGGCCGATCGGCGTGCGGTGCAGCTGCCGCGGGGGCGTTGGTACGACACGGTCACTGAGGAGGCCTATGAAGGGCCGGCCCAGGTGCTGATCGACTCCCCCTTGTCGCGGATTCCGGTGCTGGCGCGCGCCGGTGCCGTCGTGCCCGTCAGGGGTGCCGACGGTGGTCTGGAACTGGAGGTGTGGGCTCCCGCCCAAGGACGTGTCGGAGGCGGGCTCGTCGTGCCGGACACGGGCGACGGGTGGGAGGAGCCGGAGGTCGAGCGCTATGTGACGCGCTGGGAGGGGTCGCAGGTGGTCGTACAGCGGGACGGAGAGGGCGGCCTGAGCGAGACCGCGTATCCGGTACGGGTGCGGGGGCTACGGGAGGTGTAA
- a CDS encoding NUDIX domain-containing protein, with product MSASPHLHPPTNSAPDSHCSSCGAPYGEGVSGWPRTCAVCSTVAYRNPLPVAVALQPVYDAGGTSLVVITRTISPARGGIALPGGFIDHREDWRHAVVRELREETGIDAMSREVRLADAMSSPAGHLLLFGLLPERPVAELPPSAATDETDGWHLLRRSAELAFPLHTLAVRAWFEGRYI from the coding sequence GTGTCCGCATCCCCGCACCTGCACCCGCCCACCAACTCCGCGCCGGACTCCCACTGTTCGAGCTGCGGAGCACCCTACGGAGAGGGTGTCTCCGGCTGGCCCCGCACCTGCGCCGTCTGCTCCACCGTGGCCTACCGCAATCCACTGCCGGTCGCGGTGGCCCTCCAGCCCGTGTACGACGCCGGTGGCACCTCTCTGGTGGTGATCACCCGGACCATCAGCCCCGCGCGCGGGGGCATCGCCCTGCCCGGCGGGTTCATCGACCACCGGGAGGACTGGCGGCACGCCGTCGTCCGGGAGCTCAGGGAGGAGACGGGCATCGACGCGATGAGCCGGGAGGTACGTCTCGCCGACGCGATGAGTTCCCCGGCCGGGCACCTGCTGCTCTTCGGGCTCCTCCCGGAACGCCCGGTCGCCGAACTCCCGCCGTCCGCCGCCACCGACGAGACGGACGGCTGGCATCTGCTGCGCAGGTCGGCCGAACTCGCCTTCCCGCTGCACACCTTGGCGGTTCGGGCATGGTTCGAGGGCCGGTACATCTGA